A section of the Pan paniscus chromosome 11, NHGRI_mPanPan1-v2.0_pri, whole genome shotgun sequence genome encodes:
- the ZFAND5 gene encoding AN1-type zinc finger protein 5 isoform X1: MAKPEQAADGGVRGRGARPPAQEAQRRRRHPVVVARDLAPGVPGSLHSTQKNMAQETNQTPGPMLCSTGCGFYGNPRTNGMCSVCYKEHLQRQQNSGRMSPMGTASGSNSPTSDSASVQRADTSLNNCEGAAGSTSEKSRNVPVAALPVTQQMTEMSISREDKITTPKTEVSEPVVTQPSPSVSQPSTSQSEEKAPELPKPKKNRCFMCRKKVGLTGFDCRCGNLFCGLHRYSDKHNCPYDYKAEAAAKIRKENPVVVAEKIQRI, from the exons ATGGCGAAGCCGGAGCAGGCCGCGGATGGCGGCGTCCGGGGGAGGGGAGCCCGCCCGCCAGCCCAGGAAGCACAAAGACGGAGGCGTCATCCTGTCGTCGTGGCCCGAGACCTGGCTCCCGGCGTCCCTGGCTCGCTCCACAGCACG CAGAAAAATATGGCTCAGGAGACTAACCAGACCCCGGGGCCCATGCTGTGTAGCACAGGATGTGGCTTTTATGGAAATCCTAGGACAAATGGAATGTGTTCAGTTTGCTACAAAGAACATCTTCAGAGGCAGCAAAATAGTGGCAGAATGAGCCCAATGG ggacaGCTAGTGGTTCCAACAGTCCTACCTCAGATTCTGCATCTGTACAGAGAGCAGACACTAGCTTAAACAACTGTGAAGGTGCTGCTGGCAGCACATCTGAAAAATCAAG AAATGTGCCTGTGGCTGCCTTGCCTGTAACTCAGCAAATGACAGAAATGAGCATTTCAAGAGAGGACAAAATAACTACCCCGAAAACAGAGGTGTCAGAGCCAG TTGTCACTCAGCCCAGTCCATCAGTTTCTCAGCCCAGTACTTCTCAGAGTGAAGAAAAAGCTCCTGAATTGCCCAAACCAAAGAAAAACAGATGTTTCATGTGCAGAAAGAAAGTTGGTCTTACAG GGTTTGACTGCCGATGTGGAAATTTGTTTTGTGGACTTCACCGTTACTCTGACAAGCACAACTGTCCGTATGATTACAAAGCAGAAGCTGCagcaaaaatcagaaaagagaatCCAGTTGTTGTGGCTGAAAAAATTCAGAGAATATAA
- the ZFAND5 gene encoding AN1-type zinc finger protein 5 isoform X2, translating to MAQETNQTPGPMLCSTGCGFYGNPRTNGMCSVCYKEHLQRQQNSGRMSPMGTASGSNSPTSDSASVQRADTSLNNCEGAAGSTSEKSRNVPVAALPVTQQMTEMSISREDKITTPKTEVSEPVVTQPSPSVSQPSTSQSEEKAPELPKPKKNRCFMCRKKVGLTGFDCRCGNLFCGLHRYSDKHNCPYDYKAEAAAKIRKENPVVVAEKIQRI from the exons ATGGCTCAGGAGACTAACCAGACCCCGGGGCCCATGCTGTGTAGCACAGGATGTGGCTTTTATGGAAATCCTAGGACAAATGGAATGTGTTCAGTTTGCTACAAAGAACATCTTCAGAGGCAGCAAAATAGTGGCAGAATGAGCCCAATGG ggacaGCTAGTGGTTCCAACAGTCCTACCTCAGATTCTGCATCTGTACAGAGAGCAGACACTAGCTTAAACAACTGTGAAGGTGCTGCTGGCAGCACATCTGAAAAATCAAG AAATGTGCCTGTGGCTGCCTTGCCTGTAACTCAGCAAATGACAGAAATGAGCATTTCAAGAGAGGACAAAATAACTACCCCGAAAACAGAGGTGTCAGAGCCAG TTGTCACTCAGCCCAGTCCATCAGTTTCTCAGCCCAGTACTTCTCAGAGTGAAGAAAAAGCTCCTGAATTGCCCAAACCAAAGAAAAACAGATGTTTCATGTGCAGAAAGAAAGTTGGTCTTACAG GGTTTGACTGCCGATGTGGAAATTTGTTTTGTGGACTTCACCGTTACTCTGACAAGCACAACTGTCCGTATGATTACAAAGCAGAAGCTGCagcaaaaatcagaaaagagaatCCAGTTGTTGTGGCTGAAAAAATTCAGAGAATATAA